The proteins below are encoded in one region of Thermococcus sp.:
- a CDS encoding heavy-metal-associated domain-containing protein gives MTEVVLKIPNMSCKHCVMRITKAIESVGAKGEVSLEEKKAVVEFDPGKVRLEEIIKAIERYGYEVEVA, from the coding sequence ATGACCGAAGTCGTGTTGAAGATACCGAACATGAGCTGCAAGCACTGTGTTATGAGAATAACCAAGGCGATAGAGAGCGTTGGAGCAAAGGGCGAAGTCAGCCTTGAGGAAAAGAAGGCTGTGGTCGAGTTCGACCCCGGAAAAGTCCGCCTGGAGGAGATAATCAAGGCCATTGAAAGGTACGGCTACGAAGTGGAGGTGGCCTGA
- a CDS encoding SLC13 family permease has product MGRSSFRITPLQRRLGDTAFERLKRFARREWFLTALIALYLVLFINDSLLLIRTPRLIDWRSLALITSLILVSKGLELSGAFTRLSLVLIDLSGGSERRLMFLLMPAIALSSAVIMNDMAMLVFIPLVIITSRLSGIDTARAVTLSAIAANVGSALTPIGNPQNIIIWNTYGLSFVEFTWAMLPFVLIWLALLLLFTMATGEKSLSLEKLPPVAINRRLLLTSFLLLTTDVALAETGNSIWTLPLTLAVLLAFGREALLGFDWALVLTFAFIFADFGEVARLISGHALPSDGLALFLASAGLSQLISNVPATVVFLGPRPDWLPLALGVNLGGTGIITGSLANLIALRISGIGMRDFHRFSIPYFLAALVISILIFLL; this is encoded by the coding sequence ATGGGAAGGAGCTCGTTCCGGATTACGCCCTTACAGAGGAGGTTAGGAGACACGGCATTTGAGAGGCTGAAACGCTTCGCAAGGCGAGAATGGTTCCTAACGGCTCTAATCGCCCTTTACCTAGTCCTGTTTATCAACGACAGCCTTCTGCTCATCAGAACGCCCCGCCTCATCGACTGGAGGAGCCTGGCGTTGATAACGTCCCTCATACTGGTCTCGAAGGGTCTTGAGCTGTCCGGGGCGTTCACCCGGCTCTCTCTGGTGCTCATAGACCTCTCAGGAGGTTCGGAAAGGCGGCTGATGTTTCTCCTCATGCCCGCCATCGCCCTCTCCTCGGCGGTGATAATGAACGACATGGCGATGCTTGTTTTCATCCCGCTGGTCATAATTACCTCACGGCTCTCCGGGATAGACACCGCCCGCGCCGTCACGCTTTCGGCCATAGCGGCAAACGTCGGCTCGGCGCTGACGCCGATAGGAAACCCCCAGAACATCATAATCTGGAACACCTACGGACTCTCCTTCGTGGAGTTCACCTGGGCAATGCTCCCCTTCGTCCTCATCTGGCTCGCCCTCCTCCTGCTCTTCACCATGGCCACAGGGGAAAAGTCGTTGTCTCTTGAAAAACTGCCCCCAGTGGCGATTAACCGGAGGCTGCTTTTGACTTCGTTCCTGTTGTTGACAACCGACGTGGCCCTGGCGGAAACCGGGAACTCCATCTGGACGCTCCCCCTGACGCTGGCAGTTCTGCTGGCCTTTGGAAGAGAGGCCCTGCTGGGCTTTGACTGGGCGCTGGTTCTGACTTTTGCATTCATCTTCGCCGACTTTGGAGAGGTTGCACGTTTGATCTCTGGACATGCACTCCCCTCGGATGGGCTGGCGCTGTTCCTGGCATCGGCCGGCCTGAGCCAGCTTATCAGCAACGTCCCGGCGACGGTGGTTTTCCTTGGCCCAAGACCTGACTGGCTTCCCCTTGCCCTCGGGGTGAACCTCGGGGGCACCGGGATAATAACCGGCTCCCTCGCAAACCTCATAGCCCTCCGCATTTCAGGAATTGGCATGAGGGACTTCCACAGATTTTCCATTCCCTACTTCCTTGCGGCATTGGTGATTTCGATTCTGATATTCCTGCTCTGA
- a CDS encoding DUF2892 domain-containing protein — protein MERNEGTLDRILRIVIGIALLGVWAGMNVPYETVLLIVGLIALVTGLTGFCAIYKLLGISTCKEC, from the coding sequence ATGGAGAGGAACGAGGGGACCCTCGACAGGATTTTGAGGATAGTTATAGGAATAGCACTTCTCGGAGTCTGGGCGGGCATGAACGTGCCCTACGAGACCGTGCTTTTGATAGTCGGGCTGATTGCACTGGTGACCGGACTTACCGGCTTCTGTGCAATTTATAAGCTCCTCGGCATAAGTACCTGCAAAGAGTGCTGA
- a CDS encoding DMT family transporter — protein MTHHHGYVGALLAAFLFGLSSTLNKIALRDVHPVVVAGSVYLTAGVVLMALRFTPLKERLLSTLEFRVKTREGFSRRDVGLLGLIVLFGSFMAPLLFMFGLERTSAVNASLLLNTETLFTVLMAAAVFRERISRRGMVGIALIIAGALVVSTENMGSVALMGNPWGNLLVVLAGLCWAIDNNLSRFLSLNRDLLLVTSLKGILGGTSLLSLSALLGVPLTIPAQSMPYILTVGSLSIGFSLVLYLFALREIGAMRTGAIFSTSTLVGAFVAFLVLGEGFTPLKALFGVLMLAGVYLISAERPAEDSYTG, from the coding sequence ATGACCCACCACCACGGCTACGTCGGGGCCCTTCTTGCGGCGTTTCTTTTTGGGCTGAGTTCGACCCTCAACAAGATAGCCCTCAGGGACGTTCACCCCGTGGTGGTCGCCGGGAGCGTGTACCTCACGGCCGGAGTGGTACTGATGGCTCTGCGCTTCACCCCTCTGAAGGAGAGGCTCCTGAGCACGCTGGAGTTCCGCGTGAAGACCCGGGAGGGGTTCTCCCGTAGGGACGTGGGTCTGCTTGGCCTGATAGTTCTCTTTGGCTCGTTTATGGCGCCCCTCCTCTTCATGTTCGGACTGGAGAGAACCTCTGCGGTCAACGCCTCCCTCCTCCTCAACACCGAAACCCTCTTCACGGTCCTCATGGCCGCCGCGGTCTTCAGGGAGAGGATTTCCCGGCGCGGTATGGTCGGGATTGCCCTGATTATTGCCGGTGCCCTCGTTGTTTCGACAGAGAACATGGGTTCCGTGGCGCTGATGGGGAACCCCTGGGGCAACCTCCTTGTTGTGCTCGCCGGCCTCTGCTGGGCCATCGACAACAACCTGAGCAGGTTCCTGAGCCTCAACCGTGATTTGCTCCTTGTTACCTCTCTCAAAGGCATTCTCGGAGGAACTTCCCTCCTCTCGCTTTCCGCGCTCCTCGGAGTCCCCCTCACGATTCCAGCTCAAAGTATGCCCTACATCCTAACGGTCGGCTCGCTTAGCATCGGGTTTTCCCTCGTACTCTACCTTTTTGCGCTCAGGGAAATTGGCGCCATGAGAACCGGGGCGATTTTTTCTACCTCGACCCTGGTGGGAGCGTTCGTCGCGTTTTTGGTTCTGGGCGAGGGCTTCACCCCGCTGAAGGCGCTCTTCGGGGTTCTAATGCTCGCCGGCGTCTACCTGATCTCCGCTGAGCGTCCCGCGGAAGACTCTTATACCGGCTGA
- a CDS encoding Lrp/AsnC family transcriptional regulator yields the protein MDERDLKIYRMLRENGRRKVSEIARKLGISHPSARERLERLEKRGDVRVQALLNIKKRNFVSAVVNLRVRSMDEAEKLADVFAKCPRTVFVAATTGKYNLNLALIAENHSVLEATIENTIRPLEAVKEMDVSIGSSPAYPEFVDFKLDPVRERAPCGKVCADCYLYGKKCSGCPATVYFMGLDGKRG from the coding sequence ATGGACGAACGCGACCTGAAGATATATCGCATGCTACGGGAGAATGGGAGGAGGAAGGTGAGCGAGATAGCCAGAAAATTGGGGATAAGCCACCCCTCGGCGAGGGAGAGGCTTGAACGGCTGGAGAAGCGCGGTGACGTGAGGGTTCAGGCCCTACTCAACATAAAGAAGAGGAACTTCGTCTCTGCCGTCGTTAATCTGCGCGTGAGGAGCATGGACGAGGCGGAGAAGCTGGCGGACGTTTTTGCGAAGTGTCCGAGGACGGTCTTTGTGGCGGCCACCACGGGAAAGTACAACCTCAACCTGGCTCTCATAGCGGAGAACCACTCCGTCCTTGAGGCCACGATAGAGAACACAATACGTCCCCTTGAGGCCGTTAAGGAGATGGACGTCTCCATAGGCTCTTCGCCGGCTTATCCCGAGTTCGTGGACTTCAAGCTCGACCCGGTCAGGGAGAGGGCCCCCTGCGGAAAGGTCTGCGCCGACTGCTACCTCTACGGCAAGAAGTGCAGCGGCTGTCCCGCGACGGTCTACTTCATGGGGCTGGATGGGAAGAGAGGATAG
- a CDS encoding cytochrome b5 domain-containing protein yields MKRVTKVLIASGELLIAASLALMVTGLAMNDPASTLGSLMSYETARRVHTIASYLFIPLFYVHATAGIYIAFGRFESLKRPEVRRAVLSTWTLGIAVLILLAIVSPGSIFRTSSVSATPVLTLAEVAKHNSSSDCWVIVEDRAYNVTSLIDTHPGGREAILKYCGTNATEVFFLEHNQNDYEVLQAYYIGRIGEPLNTTKNR; encoded by the coding sequence GTGAAGCGGGTAACCAAAGTGCTCATAGCCTCCGGGGAGCTGCTGATAGCGGCCAGCCTGGCACTGATGGTAACCGGCCTGGCAATGAATGACCCGGCGTCAACCCTTGGGTCGCTGATGAGCTATGAAACGGCCAGGAGAGTCCACACCATAGCGTCGTACCTCTTCATCCCCCTCTTCTACGTCCACGCGACGGCAGGCATCTACATAGCCTTCGGGAGGTTCGAGAGCCTGAAAAGGCCGGAAGTCAGAAGGGCAGTGCTCTCCACCTGGACCCTCGGGATTGCAGTACTGATCCTCCTGGCGATCGTGTCCCCGGGGAGCATCTTCAGGACTTCGAGCGTCTCAGCCACTCCCGTGCTGACCCTTGCCGAGGTGGCAAAGCACAATTCCTCAAGCGACTGCTGGGTCATCGTCGAGGACAGGGCTTATAACGTCACCTCGCTGATAGACACGCACCCCGGCGGCAGGGAGGCGATACTGAAATACTGCGGCACGAACGCCACCGAGGTCTTTTTCCTTGAACACAACCAGAACGACTACGAAGTTCTCCAAGCATACTACATAGGGAGGATCGGAGAGCCTCTCAACACAACAAAAAACCGGTAG
- a CDS encoding YHS domain-containing protein has product MPIDPVCGMEVDENTGLRVEYGGKVYYFCSPGCKAEFEANPEKYIGMEGMGHSHHSRHGHGMGHRRGGCHH; this is encoded by the coding sequence ATGCCGATTGACCCCGTCTGCGGGATGGAAGTTGACGAGAACACCGGGCTCAGGGTCGAGTACGGCGGGAAGGTCTACTACTTCTGCTCCCCTGGGTGCAAGGCGGAGTTCGAGGCGAACCCGGAGAAGTACATCGGAATGGAGGGCATGGGGCACTCCCACCACTCCCGCCACGGGCACGGCATGGGGCACCGCCGGGGCGGTTGCCACCACTGA
- a CDS encoding FTR1 family protein, with protein MSVGAFLITFREALEAAIIVAIIIAYLRRTNRANQIKDVWIGTALSVGVSVLLGIGILKFYGGLAEKELFEGIASYLAVIVLTSMIYWMATKGRNIRAEIESKVSKSIAPLALIGFTFIVVFREGLETVLFLTPFMTQNLTGTLLGLVAGLAGALVLAYLIYGVGMRIDLRKFFYFSSILLVFVAAGLAGYGTHELIEWAGEEGYSLGVFASTAYDLGIPSGSIWHHNGTVGSVFAVLFGYSVSMEWGRVIVQFGYLITALYLVLRAYGREPTLGREKKAAKSAV; from the coding sequence ATGAGCGTTGGCGCTTTCCTCATAACCTTCAGGGAGGCCCTTGAGGCAGCTATAATAGTGGCGATAATAATAGCCTACCTGAGAAGAACCAACCGGGCGAACCAGATAAAGGACGTGTGGATAGGAACTGCCCTTTCAGTTGGCGTCAGCGTCCTCCTTGGAATCGGCATACTGAAGTTCTACGGGGGCCTGGCTGAGAAGGAGCTCTTCGAGGGAATAGCCTCCTATCTGGCGGTGATAGTCCTCACCAGCATGATATACTGGATGGCCACCAAGGGAAGGAACATCAGGGCGGAGATAGAGAGCAAGGTGAGCAAATCAATAGCCCCCCTGGCTCTAATAGGGTTCACGTTCATCGTGGTGTTCAGGGAGGGGCTTGAGACGGTTCTCTTCCTCACGCCCTTCATGACCCAGAACCTAACCGGGACGCTCCTCGGTCTCGTGGCCGGGCTGGCCGGGGCGCTCGTGCTGGCCTACCTGATATACGGTGTTGGAATGCGCATAGACCTGAGGAAGTTCTTCTACTTCAGCTCGATACTGCTGGTGTTCGTAGCGGCAGGCCTTGCGGGCTACGGCACGCACGAGCTTATCGAGTGGGCCGGAGAGGAGGGCTATTCCCTGGGCGTCTTTGCGAGCACCGCCTACGACCTCGGGATTCCGAGCGGGAGCATCTGGCACCACAACGGGACCGTAGGCTCGGTCTTTGCGGTGCTCTTCGGATACTCCGTGAGCATGGAGTGGGGCAGGGTGATAGTGCAGTTTGGATACCTCATAACGGCCCTCTACCTCGTGCTCAGGGCCTACGGCAGGGAACCCACGCTGGGCAGGGAGAAAAAGGCCGCGAAGAGTGCGGTCTGA
- a CDS encoding peroxiredoxin: MVKVGEIVPDFEADAYLPEKDDIGKVRLSDYRGKWVVIAFYPADFTFVCPTELEELADYYEEFKKEGAEILSVSTDTAYVHKAWHDTSPAIKKIKYPMLADPAGKICRLFGTYIEDEGVSWRATFIIDPDGKVVHMELHDLSIGRSAKEILRRLKASKYVREHPGQVCPASWEPGKEALEVSLDLVGKI, from the coding sequence ATGGTGAAGGTTGGAGAAATCGTTCCGGACTTTGAGGCCGATGCGTACCTTCCGGAGAAGGACGACATCGGAAAGGTCAGGCTTTCGGACTACAGGGGCAAGTGGGTTGTTATTGCCTTTTACCCGGCTGACTTCACTTTCGTCTGCCCGACGGAGCTTGAGGAGCTGGCCGACTACTACGAGGAGTTCAAGAAGGAAGGGGCTGAAATTCTCAGCGTTTCTACCGATACTGCCTACGTCCACAAGGCCTGGCACGACACTTCCCCCGCGATAAAGAAGATAAAGTACCCGATGCTGGCCGACCCGGCAGGAAAGATATGCCGCCTCTTTGGCACATATATCGAGGACGAGGGGGTCTCGTGGAGGGCCACCTTCATAATAGACCCCGACGGAAAGGTTGTCCACATGGAGCTTCACGACCTCAGCATAGGAAGGAGCGCGAAGGAGATCCTCAGGAGGCTTAAGGCTTCCAAGTACGTCCGTGAGCACCCAGGCCAGGTCTGCCCGGCGAGCTGGGAGCCTGGCAAGGAGGCCCTTGAGGTCAGCCTCGACCTGGTTGGGAAGATATGA
- a CDS encoding NADPH-dependent FMN reductase yields the protein MKVKVILGTAREGRKSERVAKYLAKKAEELGWEAELIDVKDYLLCYTHRWKVTPEMERYRAKILEADALVIVAPEYNGSYPGELKILLDTIYDEYEALPLGIATVSSVTGGVRLLMELRTAAVNYRMFPVGQVLFYNVDDIFEGEELRDEKYEERVDRLFRTLEKYAKALKPIREEVREKLREKTEGV from the coding sequence ATGAAGGTAAAGGTAATTCTCGGAACGGCAAGGGAGGGCAGGAAGAGCGAGAGGGTAGCGAAGTACCTCGCGAAGAAGGCCGAGGAACTCGGCTGGGAGGCCGAGCTTATAGACGTTAAGGACTACCTCCTCTGCTACACCCACCGCTGGAAGGTGACGCCCGAGATGGAGAGGTACAGAGCCAAGATCCTCGAGGCGGACGCCCTCGTCATAGTCGCCCCCGAGTACAACGGGAGCTACCCGGGCGAGCTTAAGATACTCCTTGACACGATATACGACGAGTACGAGGCCCTGCCCCTCGGCATCGCCACCGTATCCAGCGTCACCGGCGGGGTCAGGCTCCTCATGGAGCTCAGAACGGCCGCGGTGAACTACCGGATGTTTCCCGTTGGGCAGGTGCTCTTCTACAACGTGGACGATATCTTTGAGGGCGAAGAGCTGAGGGACGAGAAGTACGAAGAGAGGGTTGATCGGCTTTTCAGGACGCTTGAAAAGTATGCGAAGGCGCTGAAGCCGATAAGGGAGGAAGTGAGGGAAAAGCTGAGGGAGAAGACAGAGGGGGTTTAG
- a CDS encoding PHB depolymerase family esterase, translating to MVGAKGRTLVLIVLAALLAGSVVYLRVWKTERMYPGDLRGEMVVDGLKRTYIVHLPRNFSEDEHLPLLIALHGGGGSGFDMERLTRGGLNVLAEGERFVVVYPDGVEGHWNDGRNLSRYRAQRENIDDVAFISALIDLFVREYGVNGSRVYVTGMSNGGLMTYRLACEIPERLAAVAVVGVSMSENLYDSCSPRTQVPIMIILGKDDPIVPWDGGELHFGPVKLGRVVSVEKTVEYWADRNGCTVRHGREYLPDADPEDGTRVWIERYSNCSGGAEVVLYGIEGGGHTWPGGYQYLPRSIIGKTSGDIDANELIWRFLSSYSRDG from the coding sequence ATGGTGGGAGCAAAGGGAAGGACTCTCGTACTCATCGTTCTGGCGGCTCTTCTTGCAGGCTCTGTTGTGTACCTGCGAGTCTGGAAAACGGAGCGCATGTATCCTGGCGATCTCAGGGGGGAGATGGTCGTCGACGGATTGAAGAGGACGTACATAGTCCATCTTCCCCGGAATTTTTCTGAGGACGAGCACCTTCCCCTTCTGATAGCCCTCCACGGCGGGGGTGGGAGCGGGTTTGACATGGAGCGCCTCACGAGGGGCGGCCTCAACGTCCTGGCAGAGGGGGAGCGCTTCGTTGTGGTGTATCCTGACGGCGTGGAGGGGCACTGGAACGACGGCCGGAACCTCTCGCGCTACCGTGCCCAGCGGGAGAACATAGACGACGTTGCGTTCATATCCGCACTCATCGACCTGTTCGTGAGGGAATACGGCGTGAACGGGAGCAGGGTTTATGTCACAGGAATGTCAAACGGTGGGCTGATGACCTATCGGCTGGCCTGCGAGATTCCCGAGAGGCTGGCGGCGGTGGCGGTTGTTGGTGTCTCCATGTCGGAGAACCTGTACGACAGCTGCTCCCCGCGGACACAGGTTCCCATCATGATAATCCTCGGAAAGGACGACCCGATAGTTCCCTGGGACGGCGGCGAACTCCACTTCGGGCCGGTTAAGCTTGGACGGGTGGTCTCCGTTGAAAAGACTGTTGAGTACTGGGCAGACAGAAACGGCTGCACCGTAAGGCACGGGCGGGAGTACCTTCCGGACGCAGATCCCGAAGACGGAACGCGGGTCTGGATTGAGAGGTACTCAAACTGCAGCGGTGGGGCCGAAGTCGTGTTATACGGTATCGAGGGCGGCGGCCACACGTGGCCGGGCGGCTATCAGTACCTCCCCAGGAGCATTATCGGAAAGACCAGCGGGGACATTGACGCCAACGAGTTAATCTGGAGGTTCCTCAGTTCTTATTCGAGGGACGGCTGA
- a CDS encoding DUF302 domain-containing protein, translating into MEFYYVRRFDEDLDFLWERFKKRLEEAGFLLIGERIPVAITETENGIIADYHLLFICHSELVEELVKIDPNIGALLPCTGFGYRTEEGNYLGVTLPSVAWKIAGERVVELMRPMEEQVKGIIDSL; encoded by the coding sequence ATGGAGTTCTACTACGTTAGGCGCTTTGATGAGGATCTGGACTTCCTCTGGGAACGCTTCAAAAAGAGGCTGGAGGAGGCCGGTTTCCTCCTCATAGGGGAGCGCATTCCCGTCGCCATAACCGAAACGGAGAACGGCATAATAGCGGACTACCACCTGCTGTTCATCTGCCACAGCGAGCTTGTCGAGGAGCTGGTCAAGATAGACCCCAACATCGGGGCACTGCTTCCCTGCACGGGCTTCGGCTACCGCACGGAGGAGGGGAACTACCTTGGCGTTACCCTTCCGAGCGTTGCCTGGAAAATAGCCGGCGAGAGGGTCGTCGAGCTGATGAGGCCCATGGAGGAGCAGGTGAAGGGGATCATAGACTCCCTTTAA
- a CDS encoding CoA-binding protein translates to MNVRDFRKIALVGASPNPSKYGNIILKDLVGKGYEVLPVNPKHEEIEGLRCYRSVRELPGDVDVIVFVVPPAVGLGIAREAVEAGFKRLWFQPGAESDDIARFLDEKGVEYSFGKCIIAETTWTSWG, encoded by the coding sequence ATGAACGTTAGGGATTTCAGGAAAATAGCGCTCGTTGGCGCGAGCCCAAACCCCTCAAAGTATGGCAACATAATTCTGAAAGACCTCGTCGGTAAAGGGTACGAGGTTCTCCCAGTGAACCCGAAGCATGAGGAGATCGAGGGCCTGAGGTGCTACCGCAGTGTCCGCGAACTTCCCGGCGATGTGGACGTCATAGTCTTTGTCGTCCCACCGGCGGTGGGGCTGGGCATAGCAAGAGAAGCCGTCGAGGCGGGCTTCAAAAGGCTCTGGTTCCAGCCCGGTGCCGAGAGCGACGATATTGCCAGGTTCCTCGATGAGAAAGGCGTTGAGTACAGCTTTGGGAAGTGCATAATAGCTGAGACAACGTGGACGAGCTGGGGGTGA
- a CDS encoding heavy metal translocating P-type ATPase, with translation MPQKLKLEGLDCASCAYEIEEALKKEGFEFAVVNFATKEAVIEGDIEKAKEIIKKVEPDVEVVEEEHGHGHEHGHDHSHGHGEGDYWKTVYYIGLSLVLFTVGIVMRYYYGIDDAFVFGIFLASYIISGWRVLRSAAVNSLHGNVFDENFLIAVATIGAFLIREYPEGVAVMLFYVVGEFFQDMAVDRSRRSIKALLALKAEYANLLRNGEVIQVKPEELKVGDIIIIKPGERVPVDGVVIEGTSTVDTSALTGESVPRTVKEGEEILSGMVNLSGLLKVRVTKGLSESTISRILELVENASARKAKTEKFITRFAHYYTPAVVGIAALIALVPPLVTGDPFTPWVYRALVILVISCPCALVLSIPLGYFGGIGRSAREGILVKGSNYLDALKDASIVAFDKTGTLTKGVFKVTKVETRNGYTEEEIIRLAALAEAHSNHPIAKAIRDAYGKEINEAEIKEYEEIAGHGVRARIDGVEVMVGNDRLLHRFEVEHDTCRVKGTVAHVVINGKYAGYIIISDEIKEDAPIAVKELKRLGIKKVVMVTGDSRDVAEEIARQIGLDGFYAELLPEDKVRVIEELEKEKGDGKVVFVGDGINDAPVLARADVGVAMGALGSDAAIETADVVIMDDKPSKLPRGIRIARRTQRIVWQNIILALGVKLAFISLGILGEATMWEAVFADVGVALIAVFNAMRILR, from the coding sequence ATGCCCCAGAAGCTCAAGCTTGAAGGCCTCGACTGCGCGAGCTGCGCCTATGAGATAGAGGAGGCCCTCAAGAAGGAGGGCTTTGAGTTCGCGGTGGTCAACTTCGCCACGAAGGAGGCTGTTATAGAGGGAGACATCGAGAAGGCCAAGGAGATAATCAAGAAAGTTGAGCCGGATGTTGAGGTGGTTGAGGAGGAGCACGGTCACGGACACGAGCACGGACACGACCACAGCCACGGGCATGGTGAGGGGGATTACTGGAAGACGGTCTATTACATCGGCCTCTCGCTGGTTCTCTTTACGGTTGGTATCGTGATGCGCTACTACTACGGCATAGACGACGCCTTCGTGTTCGGAATCTTCCTGGCGAGCTACATCATCTCCGGCTGGAGAGTCCTGCGGAGTGCGGCGGTCAACTCCCTTCACGGCAACGTCTTCGACGAGAACTTTCTCATAGCGGTTGCCACCATCGGAGCTTTCCTCATCAGGGAGTATCCCGAGGGAGTAGCGGTCATGCTGTTCTACGTCGTCGGAGAGTTCTTCCAGGACATGGCGGTTGACAGGTCGAGGCGCTCGATAAAGGCCCTTCTGGCGCTCAAGGCGGAGTACGCCAACCTGCTCAGGAACGGTGAGGTCATCCAAGTCAAGCCGGAGGAGCTTAAGGTAGGGGACATCATAATAATCAAGCCCGGTGAAAGGGTTCCTGTTGATGGTGTTGTCATCGAAGGCACTTCAACCGTTGACACCTCCGCGCTGACCGGTGAGAGCGTTCCGCGGACGGTTAAGGAGGGCGAGGAGATCCTCTCCGGCATGGTCAACCTCTCCGGGCTTCTCAAGGTCAGGGTAACCAAGGGGCTGAGCGAGTCAACGATATCGAGAATCCTTGAGCTCGTCGAGAACGCGAGTGCGAGGAAGGCCAAGACCGAGAAGTTCATAACACGCTTCGCCCACTACTACACCCCCGCTGTGGTCGGAATAGCGGCTCTGATAGCCCTCGTCCCGCCGCTCGTGACCGGCGACCCGTTCACCCCCTGGGTCTACAGGGCGCTGGTGATACTCGTCATCTCGTGCCCCTGTGCTCTAGTGCTCTCAATCCCCCTCGGCTACTTCGGCGGCATAGGGAGGTCTGCAAGGGAGGGAATTCTCGTCAAGGGCTCCAACTACCTGGATGCCCTCAAAGATGCAAGCATAGTCGCCTTCGACAAGACGGGGACGCTGACCAAGGGCGTCTTCAAGGTGACGAAGGTCGAAACGAGGAACGGCTACACCGAGGAGGAAATCATAAGGCTCGCGGCACTGGCCGAGGCGCACTCGAACCACCCGATAGCCAAGGCCATAAGGGACGCCTACGGAAAGGAGATCAACGAGGCTGAGATCAAGGAGTACGAGGAAATAGCCGGCCATGGTGTCAGGGCGAGAATAGATGGCGTCGAGGTAATGGTAGGCAACGACAGGCTGCTGCACCGCTTTGAGGTCGAGCACGACACCTGCCGGGTTAAAGGCACTGTCGCTCACGTGGTCATCAACGGAAAGTACGCGGGATACATAATAATCTCCGACGAGATAAAGGAGGACGCGCCCATAGCGGTGAAGGAGCTCAAGCGCCTCGGCATCAAGAAGGTCGTCATGGTTACCGGCGACAGCAGGGACGTCGCTGAGGAGATAGCAAGGCAGATCGGCCTCGACGGCTTCTACGCTGAACTGCTCCCGGAGGACAAGGTGAGGGTCATCGAGGAACTGGAGAAGGAGAAGGGCGACGGGAAGGTCGTCTTCGTTGGGGACGGGATAAACGATGCGCCGGTGCTCGCCAGGGCAGACGTGGGCGTTGCGATGGGGGCTCTAGGAAGCGATGCGGCAATAGAGACTGCAGACGTCGTCATAATGGACGACAAGCCGTCCAAACTGCCGAGGGGCATAAGAATAGCCCGCAGGACGCAGAGGATCGTCTGGCAGAACATCATCCTTGCCCTCGGCGTCAAGCTGGCCTTCATAAGCCTTGGAATCCTCGGCGAAGCGACGATGTGGGAGGCCGTCTTCGCCGACGTCGGCGTCGCCCTCATAGCGGTCTTCAACGCGATGAGGATTCTGAGGTGA
- a CDS encoding helix-turn-helix transcriptional regulator has protein sequence MTEVCKVYEEHLDKILEAQSKIPEEETVLEVADFFDALGNPTRLKILLALMEAGELCTCDLSAITKLSVSAISHQLRILKDRKIVAYRKDGKNVFYRLDDEHIKEILRVAMVHLSEVK, from the coding sequence ATGACGGAAGTGTGTAAGGTGTACGAGGAACATCTGGATAAAATCCTGGAGGCACAGTCAAAAATCCCGGAGGAGGAGACCGTATTGGAGGTAGCGGATTTTTTTGACGCCCTCGGCAACCCGACGAGGCTTAAAATCCTGCTGGCACTCATGGAGGCCGGGGAGCTCTGCACCTGCGACCTCTCGGCGATAACCAAGCTCTCCGTCTCGGCAATCTCCCACCAGCTCCGCATCCTCAAGGACAGGAAGATAGTTGCCTACCGCAAGGACGGCAAGAACGTCTTCTACCGCCTCGACGACGAGCACATCAAGGAGATACTAAGGGTTGCCATGGTGCACCTCTCGGAGGTGAAGTGA